GGACACTTATTGTGTGACAACCCTCCTTCACCTGAGGGAAAAAACAGACTTGAGAAAGTCACCTGGAGAGGCGGGCACTGTGCATTGTGGGCCAGCCCAGGGCCAAGATGAAACAGCCATGAGTGACAAGGAGGAGAAACGGAAGCAGGAAATGTTCCGCAAAATCTTCCTCTTGCTCTATCATGAGAAATTTTACATGCTTGCTACTTTGTAAGATTGCTATTTGAACACTGCTTTTCCAACGTTGCCACctattagaatcatctggagggtgtgtttgtttgtttttttaatgctggtgCCTGGGTTCCCTGCAGACCTTCTGATTTCATTGCCTTGGCATGGGGCCCAGGCACTGACATTTGTAGAGTCCTCTGGGTGATTCGGCTATGTAGCCCCCCGCGAGAGAGTGACTGCTTTAGAAATGCAGGCACGTGCTGTGTGTTGGAGGGATGGTGGGGCGTTTGGAGACCCTCACTATTGGGGTGACCTGAATGCACACCTCCAAattctctcccctgctccagaTAACACCTTTCTGAATTCTTTCACGCCGTGTGGTCGCTGATGCTAGCCAGGGCAAGGCCGGCTTTGCCCGGGAGAGCCGACGTGTCTCTGAGGCACCGAGGCTGGAGAGCCACCTGCTCTTAGACATAAGCGCtcatccttctttcttctcccctgtcccctctgccctctcGCCCCACAGGGAGCGGCTGCCCGTCAACTTCTTTAAGTTTCAGTTCCGAAACGTGGAGTACAGCTCCGGGCGGAACAAGACCTTCCTCTGCTACGTGGTGGAAGCGCAGGGCAAGGGGGGTCAGGTGCAGGCCTCCCGCGGGTACCTGGAGGACGAGCACGCCGCCGCCCACGCCGAGGAAGCCTTCTTCAACACCATCCTGCCGGCCTGCGACCCGGCCGTGCGCTACAACGTCACCTGGTACGTGTCGTCCAGCCCCTGCGCCGCCTGCGCCGACCGCATCGTGCGGACCCTCGGCAAGACCAAGAACCTGCGCCTGCTCATCCTGGTTGGGCGCCTCTTCATGTGGGAGGAGCCCGACGTCCAGGCCGCGCTGCGGAGGCTGAAGGAGGCCGGCTGCCGGCTGCGCATCATGAAGCCCCAGGACTTCGAGTACGTCTGGCAGAATTTTGTGGAGCAGGAAGAGGGCGAGTCCAAGGCCTTTGAGCCCTGGGAGGACATTCAGGAAAACTTCCTGTACTACGAAGAGAAGCTGGCGGACATCCTGAAGTAGGCCCACCGGGCCCAGCCTCGCGTGAGTCACGGCGCCCCTGTGGTCTTGTTAGCCTTGAACTTGGGTCGAAGGCTGGCGGGCAGGTGGCAGAGTGCGGGAGGTTTGGCCTGGCCAGGAACgaatttcccttctctgctctggGGTGGTTGTAAACACATTTTACatctattgatttttgagagacagagttagtgcccgagtggtggaggggcagagagaggaggagacccagaatccgaagcaggctccaggctctgagctgtcagcacagagcccgatgcggggctcgaacccacaaatcgtgagatcatggcctgagctgaagtcggacactcaaccgaccgagccacccaggcgccccgtaaacacattttagaagatcccaagttttccttttctcttaactGCAAATTCGTCTCCCTAAACCCTTTTCGTTCCTACCCTGTT
The nucleotide sequence above comes from Panthera tigris isolate Pti1 chromosome B2, P.tigris_Pti1_mat1.1, whole genome shotgun sequence. Encoded proteins:
- the APOBEC2 gene encoding C->U-editing enzyme APOBEC-2, which encodes MAQKEEAAAAAAAAAAAAPAAPAAPASQNGEDLEDLDNPEKLKELIELPPFEIVTGERLPVNFFKFQFRNVEYSSGRNKTFLCYVVEAQGKGGQVQASRGYLEDEHAAAHAEEAFFNTILPACDPAVRYNVTWYVSSSPCAACADRIVRTLGKTKNLRLLILVGRLFMWEEPDVQAALRRLKEAGCRLRIMKPQDFEYVWQNFVEQEEGESKAFEPWEDIQENFLYYEEKLADILK